The segment TTCGTCCTTCTTATACACGGCGATGCACCTAGAAACATTAGATATTCAGAGTCCGCCGCCTCTCATCCCATTCATTCGTCAAATCATTGTTCTTCTTTTTGAATATTCGACTAGAAAGAGTAATCGCCGCAACAGCCTTGGTCGACTCGTACACGTTGAATTGCTCCACCGCGAACGCATTGAAGATTACCCCCTCAGACTTATTCAAAAATAGAGAATAAAGCCGCTCATAGACCGATTCGCATCGAGATCCAAAATACTCAAGCCGAATACAACGAATGACAATCTGCTCACCCAAGATTGTGAGCCGCTGCAATCGCCGAAAAAGCCAGATCTTCCTCACGGAGCTTATAATAAAAATTATAATTGCCAGCAAAGCCTGGATCGGCGTCCACAGACACATCTCCTTAGCAATTTCCATACTAAAGAAGCAATTCTCAAGCGTGGTTGCCGCCAACCTACCATGCCCATTAGGAAGAGGATTATTGCAGTACCCCTTGGTTATATGCTGGGCCAGCGGCACCCCGAAGCTATTCGAAAGCTGATCTGCTGCTCGCGCCTGTGTCGCCCGGGGAACAAATAAAGCCTTGCAACCACACCAATTGCAAAACTGACAAATGCCAGAACTACCAGTGCCATCCGAAGAAAATTGTATAGCTTCACACTGCTCTCTCGACTTACCGTGACGAGAAAAACCGAAATTCCGGTCGCCACAATAAATATCGCCCCCCAAAACTCCGCTCGCTCCAGAGGACTATAATATCGCTCCCGAATGGGATCATACCTATTTACGTTAGTCATACGATGGAAATTGATTTCCAAAAATACTACGCCATTGATTTATTGTTTGCTCGTAAGCCCCCAACATGCCCATAAACCAAGCGGCCCGTCGCGTGGAGCGTGCAGCGGACATCGCGGCCGCCGTCGAGTGCGGGATCTCATCGGGACAGCCGAGCCTGATCGAGATTCCGGTCAGCGTGACGTAGCCGGTACGCATGGTCCGGATTCGAATGGTCTTGTCGGGATCACGCCGCGAACGCCGCCGGAGAAAGAAGATCGGGGAGCGGCGCTACGTTTCGGCAACGCTCTCCCGAACGGTACGCCAGCCATTCGGTGTCGCCTCCTTCGGCCGCCCCGAGCAATTCCCGCCTGTGCCCGCAGCCGGACCGACGGTTGCCGCGTCAAAGGTGCGCTCAGCCCTCCGACGCGTCGGCACTTGCGAGCGCCCGCGTGCGGCGATCGCGGGCGCCGATTCGATCCGCAGCCATTTCGGCGAGCATCAGCGTGGGCAGATTCGTGTTCGCGCTTGGAATGAGCGGCATCACCGACGCATCGACCACAAAGAGGTTCCGGGCGCCGCGTACACGGAAGTCGTCATCGACCACGGCCATCGGATCGTCTGCGCTACCCATCGCACAGGTGCCGACCGGGTGCCCCATCGGGCTGATCGACGACAGGATGTCGTCGTCGGCAATCTCGCGACCGCCGCCACGGTACGCGACGGGTGGGCCGCTTCGAAACGCGCGGCCGAATATCGCACGACGCACCAAACCCGGGGCGTTGGCCGCCGCCTCGGCCGCTATCGCCAGCACTTTCCCGGTCAACCCGGTGCGGTTGAATTGCGTCACGGCAAGCGCGCCGGGCAACAGAAAAGCCTCGTGATACTGAGCCGCGACACCCGGTTCGCGCAACAACCGCTCGGTGAGCCGCGCCGCCTTGATCATCCGCGGAGGATCGGCCGGGTCCGACATGAACCGGAAGTTGACGACCGGATGCACGTGCGGATCGGCACTGCCGAGTGTCACCGAGCCGCGCGACTTCGGCGCATACAGCGCGCTTCCGACCAATGCGAAATCGGGCCCGAAAGATGCGCCGCTGACGCGACCGATCACGAATGAAAACAGGTCGCTCCCCGGACAGCCCGGCGCCGCCGACGACGCGCGCAGCCCCGCCACGGCGAACCGTCTGAGGTCCGCCGCGATGCGCTTGCCGCGAGGAAGCGTGAGCGCAAAGAACATGTACGGATGATTTTGCAGGTTCCGGCCCACGCCCGGTCGATCGACCACGACCCGGATGCCCAGCGACGACAATGCCGCGGCCGGGCCGATTCCCGACCGCAGCAACAGGGCGGGGGAAAAGATGCCGCCTGCCGACACGACGACGTTGCGCGCACTCAATTGCACGATCGTGCCGTCCCGCACGGCCTCGGCGCCCTGCACGACATTGCCTGTCATCCGCAATCGGGTGACCTGCGTGTCCGGCAGGATCTCGAGATTCGCGCGCGCCCTGACTTCCTGCGTCAGATAGCAGCCCGTGCTGGTCACGCGCGTGTCCGAATCGATCGCGAGCGGCATCGGGAAGAACCCGTCACCGGGCGTGTCGTTGATGTCCGGCACGATCGGGAATCCGAAGCGCTGCGCGGCCTGCTCCATCGCGCGCACGAAGGTCGGCCATTGCGCCTTCGGCATCCTCGCGATGGCGTGCGCACCACGCGCATCACCCGGACGATCGCGATCGTCCTCGACCTTGCGAAAATACGGCAGCACCGCATCCCATGAAAAACGACCGGCTCCGGCCTCGGCCCACCGTCCGTAGTCCGACGGCATGCCACGAAGCGCGAACATGCCGTTGATGCTCGAGCCGCCTCCCATCACCTTTGCCTGCGGATAGGGCGCCGGCTGGCCGCCGTCCGTCGCTGTCGCGGTCAGGCCGCGCCAGAAGTAATTCGCGTTAAGGGTTGCGGCCGGAAATGCGTCCTGGATATCCGCCGGCTCGCTGCCGGGCGGGATATCCGCGCCCGCCTCGACGAGCAGCACGCGACAATCCGGGTTGGCGGAAAGACGCGCTGCCATCACCGCGCCGGCGGTGCCGCCACCTACGATCAAGAAATCGAACTCCATGGTCTCCTCATGCATGTGCGGTGAGTCGCGGCGCGGAGCGCACCGCCTCGAAACGCAACCTCACACGTGCAATCAGGGTAACGACCGGGGTTCCCGGCACCAATCGCAGACTCGTCCAGAATGGACATCTCGGGCATGAAACACGTCGTGCCGGTGCCACGCACGCGCCCCCAACGCAAAACGGCCTGGCACAAGGCCAGGCCGTCATGATTCGAGTCCTGCCGGGTTGCGCTGCGGCAGCCCGTTGTTGTTC is part of the Burkholderia pyrrocinia genome and harbors:
- a CDS encoding GMC family oxidoreductase, whose amino-acid sequence is MHEETMEFDFLIVGGGTAGAVMAARLSANPDCRVLLVEAGADIPPGSEPADIQDAFPAATLNANYFWRGLTATATDGGQPAPYPQAKVMGGGSSINGMFALRGMPSDYGRWAEAGAGRFSWDAVLPYFRKVEDDRDRPGDARGAHAIARMPKAQWPTFVRAMEQAAQRFGFPIVPDINDTPGDGFFPMPLAIDSDTRVTSTGCYLTQEVRARANLEILPDTQVTRLRMTGNVVQGAEAVRDGTIVQLSARNVVVSAGGIFSPALLLRSGIGPAAALSSLGIRVVVDRPGVGRNLQNHPYMFFALTLPRGKRIAADLRRFAVAGLRASSAAPGCPGSDLFSFVIGRVSGASFGPDFALVGSALYAPKSRGSVTLGSADPHVHPVVNFRFMSDPADPPRMIKAARLTERLLREPGVAAQYHEAFLLPGALAVTQFNRTGLTGKVLAIAAEAAANAPGLVRRAIFGRAFRSGPPVAYRGGGREIADDDILSSISPMGHPVGTCAMGSADDPMAVVDDDFRVRGARNLFVVDASVMPLIPSANTNLPTLMLAEMAADRIGARDRRTRALASADASEG